The Podospora pseudocomata strain CBS 415.72m chromosome 3, whole genome shotgun sequence genome window below encodes:
- a CDS encoding hypothetical protein (EggNog:ENOG503P635) has translation MKFLTPFVLAMAALTTAMPAAENPAVPAIAARQNQNRPVPRGTCCVANTSLKQDSCFTANGQPGRCVPGGNNCGSRLSCVANSQLTCTNNIIERGKNLCRARAGNGRLFDGARLINNLNQATVN, from the exons ATGAAgttcctcacccccttcgtCCTCGCCATGGCAGCCCTCACAACCGCCATGCCCGCGGCCGAGAACCCTGCCGTccccgccatcgccgcccgccagaaccagaaccgcCCCGTCCCCCGCGGCACCTGCTGCGTGGCCAACACGTCCCTCAAGCAGGACTCGTGCTTCACCGCCAACGGCCAGCCCGGTCGCTGCGTCCCCGGTGGAAACAACT GCGGCTCCAGACTCAGCTGCGTAGCCAACAGCCAGCTGACCtgcaccaacaacatcatcgagCGTGGCAAGAACCTCTGCCGCGCCAGGGCCGGCAACGGCCGCTTATTTGATGGCGCGAGGTTGATCAACAACTTGAACCAGGCCACCGTCAACtaa
- a CDS encoding hypothetical protein (EggNog:ENOG503P5SA) produces MDFLNKVTGGNNASQPADHSNNPTTTNPTDQSSSSGGGLMDKFNSLAGGGKESEKKEDPLDKGVDLFQQHVLGQGDQSNESAIEQAKDEQISDFIRDQYKKNTGKDFPVADK; encoded by the exons ATGGACTTCCTCAACAAAGTCACCGGCGGAAACAACGCCTCCCAACCCGCCGACCACTCCAacaatcccaccaccaccaaccccaccgaccagtcttcctcctcgggcgGCGGCCTAATGGACAAGTTTAACAGcctcgccggcggcggcaaagagtcggagaagaaggaggatccTCTCGATAAGG GAGTCGACCTCTTCCAGCAACACGTCCTCGGACAGGGCGACCAGTCCAACGAGAGCGCCATCGAGCAGGCCAAGGATGAGCAGATCAGTGATTTCATTCGGGACCAGTACAAGAAGAATACGGGAAAGGATTTTCCTGTGGCTGATAAATAG
- a CDS encoding hypothetical protein (EggNog:ENOG503NUA9; COG:S): MTLTEHDTQRVEVDQDFDKFAQSQEAATSSTTSLHSSLVNYEWKHGRRYHSYQAGSYSFPNDEREQERLDLVHHAFWCTLNDRLFLAPINPDDGLRILDIGTGTGLWAIHLGEDHPGAKEIIGNDLSPIQPRWVPPNVQFIVDDVELDWVHAGVSVEPYDYIHCRYMAGGIRDWPRLVKQMYDNVKPGGWVEFQESANTLYSQDGTLSKDNAMVRMMEGLILACDKIGRTLDPAPQMEKWVKDAGFINVEVQKFRLPIGSWPRDARLKEVGTLMAVNFIEGVEAFTASLFRDVLGWSQDEVSALNAEVRASAKKGNAHAIFDFLVITGQKPE; the protein is encoded by the coding sequence ATGACCCTCACCGAACACGACACCCAGCGCGTCGAAGTCGACCAAGACTTTGACAAGTTCGCCCAGAGTCAAGAAGCAGCCACCtcgtccaccacctccctccacaGCAGCCTCGTCAACTACGAATGGAAACACGGCCGCCGCTACCACTCCTACCAAGCCGGGAGCTACTCCTTCCCCAACGACGAGCGCGAGCAGGAGCGTCTCGACCTGGTCCACCACGCCTTCTGGTGCACGCTCAACGACCGCTTGTTCCTCGCGCCCATCAACCCCGACGACGGGCTCCGCATCCTCGACATCGGCACCGGAACTGGACTCTGGGCCATCCACCTTGGGGAGGACCACCCTGGCGCAAAGGAGATCATCGGCAACGACCTCAGCCCCATCCAGCCGAGGTGGGTGCCGCCCAATGTGCAGTTCATCGTCGACGATGTCGAGCTCGACTGGGTGCATGCCGGCGTGAGCGTCGAGCCGTATGATTACATCCACTGTCGGTACATGGCGGGCGGTATCAGAGACTGGCCGAGGCTGGTGAAGCAGATGTATGACAATGTCAAGcctggtgggtgggttgagTTTCAGGAGTCGGCCAACACGCTGTACTCTCAGGATGGTACCCTGAGCAAGGACAATGCCATGGTTCGCATGATGGAGGGCTTGATCTTGGCGTGCGACAAGATTGGGCGGACGTTGGATCCGGCGCCGCAGATGGAAAAGTGGGTGAAGGATGCTGGGTTCATCAATGTCGAAGTGCAGAAGTTTAGGCTGCCGATTGGTAGCTGGCCGAGAGATGCAAggctgaaggaggtgggaaCGTTGATGGCGGTCAATTTCATCGAGGGTGTCGAGGCGTTCACGGCGTCGCTGTTTAGGGATGTGCTGGGGTGGTCGCAGGACGAGGTGTCGGCGTTGAATGCCGAGGTGAGGGCTTCGGCGAAGAAGGGGAATGCGCACGCCATTTTTGATTTCTTGGTTATCACTGGGCAGAAGCCAGAGTAG